The genomic region tgcaacctctgcctcccaggttcaagcaactctcctgcctcagcctcccaaatagctggaattacaggcgcctgtcaccacgcctggctaatttttgtgtttttagtagagacagtgtttcgccatgttggccaggctggtgtcgaactcctgacctcaggtgatccgccctcctcggcctcctaaagtgctgggattacaggcgtgagccaccgcgcctggcctgcgtttctatttctatttctactgGATAGCACTGCAGTAGAGCTTCACCAGCGGCTAGCTGGCTGGGTCTCAGCAGTCCTAGAGCTGGTGCCTCCattacacagatgaggaaaccaaggttcaGTGTACAGCCAACTCAGGAGAAGTGCTTGGGTCAAAGGAGTGAGCCCCCTTTGCTGTAACTTGATGGCTGTAATCAGGAGCTGTGGCCTTACCCACTCATGACCTCCACTCTCCTGGGATGTTTACGCTTACCTCGGGGGTACCACAGAACGTGGATGTGGTCTCTTCAGGCTCTACACCTTCCTTGCAGAGGCCAAAATCCGTCAGCACCACGTGTCCCTGAGAATGAGGGAGGGCATGGGCCGGAGGGTGGTATGAGGGTGGCCAAGGGTATGGCCAGGCCTAACCCCAAAGTCCAGATGTCACACCCCAGGGCAGCAGCTGTGGGATCTGATGCCCAGGCACAGACTGGAGGCTCCACACCAACCCAGGGGTCCTGGACTGGATGCCGGCAACATCACAGGGGGCCAGGTGGGCACATGTGTTCCACTCTCTGCCCACAGCTCATCACAAACTCAGAGCCACCCCTACAACAGTGGCAGCTTCAGGATGCCCTTGTGGACAGAAACCCCCTAGACAGAGGCTGGGGACTCAGAAAGCAACCACACTTTGTGGCAGCTGGGCAGGAAAGTAGAGTGAGTAGATACTGTGGGGTTCTGCCCGGATCCCTGAAACCAGCGTACAGAAGAACCATGCCTATCCCCATCCCCCTGCTGCTAGAACATTGCCCGCACCCAAAGTTACGCCCCCTCCTTAGGAGCAATCCATGTCCAGGGGCACAAAGGCCCATCCTCTTTGCCTCACTTTGGGACAATCCTAGAGAGCCATCCTGGCTTaggccctccccacccctgcaagATCAGCTGAGGCTCCACTGGCAACCACAATGCAGGTGAGCTGCTTCCTTTGCCCAATCCTGTTTCTTCACCCCTTTAAAAGTGTTACCTCTTGAGAATGTTCCTCAACAAAGCTTCTGCCTCCtctccatctcagagtctgtttcCATGGAGCCCAGTCTAAGACAAACTCCACCAGCCCCTACCTGGCTCCACCCCTGCCCCTtgtatacatgcatgcacatatatacatgtacagtCTCACgtgcacatatgcatgtgtgtacatgcgcatgggcacacacgcacacatatgctCAAATGCCTCCCCTACctatatgcatgcatgtacaaTGCATGCACATCCATGCACACAGACTCATGGTCAGATAGTGTACCTGTGCAACCATGTccacatgcacacgtgcacacacgcgcacacacacacacgcgcgcgcacacacacacacacacaccaacctGGCAGTCCAAGAGAATGTTCTCTGGTTTCAGGTCCCtgcagaaaataagagaaaagagcCTTGAGGTGTCTCAGTCGTTTAGTGAGGAGAGTTGGAGACCTGGTGGCAGGGTGGTCCTGGCAGGAGAACTATTCATAGAGGATCCCAGAGACGCAGAGGGAGAGCCCAGGAAGCCTGGGCACTTGGACCTCGGAGGAGGAGACTCCAACCCCACCCAAAACAGAGGACCAACTCCACCAGGATTTCATCAGGTTTTAGGGTCCACACAACCCGTGGCTGTTGGAGCAAGAAGGACCTGGTCCTGGCTCTGAGCCACAGGCAGGCCTCACCTGTAAATGATGTTGAGGGAGTGCAGGTAGCCAATGGCGCTGGCCACCTCGGCAGCGTAGAACCTGGCCCGGGGCTCCAGGAACCGACGCTCCCGCTGCAGGTGGAAGAAGagctggaggggaggaggagtGTGAGAGGAGTTACTGGGTGGCTACTGTAGGGCTAGGGCGCACCTGCTCCCTGCCCTGTGCGGCTGCCCAGCTCACTCCCTCTCTGACCTGCAGCATCTTCCTACCAAAAGAGTTCATGCTGACCCTTGCCCCACACAGCAGTCCTGGGTGTCCAAAGAGTCAGCAGAAGAAGAGATGAGTTAGCATTGTTTAAGCACCTCCTGTGTTCCAGGCTCCAAGTCAGGCCTTTCCACAtctcttatttaatcctcatgacaaccttCAAGGTACAAATGTCATGCTAGTTTCATGTAAGAGGAAGCTAGGAAGGGTCAGAATGGTTAGgcgacttgcccaaagtcatgtaGCTTATAATGGGCAGAGCTGGCATTTGAACCTGCGTGGTTCAAAGATACGCTTTTCCATCAATCCAGGCAATGAGATGATATGGCTGTCAGACTGAGCCCAGGTTAGATCCACCCATGGGCCAATGTTTTTAGACTATTTTGCTGGCATGAAAAGCCCTTCACTTAGGGATGCAGGACAAAAACCCCCCTCTTGGCATCATTCTGAAAGGCATGAGGTCACTCAGGTTAAATCTGGGGTCACTGAGTAGAGCCCCACTACattttgccatcttttttttttaagacggagtctcgctctgtcgcccaggctggagtgcagtggccggatctcagctcactgcaagctccacctcctgggttcacgccattctcctgcctcagcctcctgagtagctgagactacaggcacctgccaccttgcctggctagtttttgtatttttttagtagagacggggtttcaccgtgttagccaggatggtctcgatctcctgacctcgtgatccgcccatctcggcctcccaaagtgctgggcttacaggcgtgagccactgcgcctggcccattttgcCATCTTGACCAGAGAGACAGAGTGAAGCCCAGGAGGGAGCCCCGCTTGTCCCAGCTGTGCTTCTGGGTCACCAGGTGGCCTCAGGTCTCTGTTTACCAGAGTGACGAGTCAATCCCATCCTGTGCCCTATGGGGCAAAATGGGAGCACTGGAAACCTTGACCACGAGCTCCTCTTAGCATTGACCTTTCCTGGGTCTATCAAAGTGTGTCCGTGGGCAACTCTGAATGAGGAAGGCAAGAAAGCATCATGGTGGGCAGTCTAACAGACGTGAATTCAAGTCCTGACTCTATCAGGTATGGGCTGGGTGGCCTTGAGCAAATGATTacctccctgaacctcagtttcttcagctacAAAATGGGTCTATTGTAAGGTGAGGTGAGATCATTCCAGAACTTGGCATGCAGTGGGCATGCGGGATAGACAGCTCCCAGCCGACAGCCCGCCCAGGGAAGCCTCCCTGTGGGCCCACCCACCTCTCCCCCGTTGACATAGTCGAGCACGAAGTAGAGCTTCTCAGGTGTCTGGAAGGAGTAGCGCAGGCCCACGAGGAAGGGGTGCCGCACATTCTTCAGAAGTACACTGCGCTCTGCCATGATGTGACTCTGCTGTGGAGTCACAAAGAGAGGGGTCCATGTCACAGCCCACAACCACCCCTTTTATCCCGGCACAGCCCATACAAGCTTGTGGGTGGGAGTCATCCTACTCAGGACTTTCTCATGCCTCTGCTCAAACACCCACAATGGCTCCCTATTGCCCTCAGAGCCAGGCCCAAGTTCCTTGCTTAGTATTCAGGGCTCAGGGTGGTCAGCCTTATCCTAAGCTAGTCCATGTGGGCACAGCTCTAGCCCCTGGATCAGAGCTTCTTGCCCCTGGAGTGAAAAGCAAAGCATGTGTGATGCCTCACATAAATGAGTtcctaagggaaagaagccaCGCACTATCCACGGTCACACATTTGCTCGTGATATTTCCTCTTCTTGCATGTCGCACCCTCTTTTCAGACCATCAGAATCCCACCATCAAGGCCAGCTGCACCGCTGCCTTCCTCAGGAAAACCTCCCATTCCCACTCCCTACGGAGACCTTGTCAACATTAATCACTCTTTTCTCTGAGTCCCCTGATCTCCTATGCAATCCTCCCTCTGGGCCTGCTCTGGCCTACTAATGGAGTTAGGTGTTAAAGGAACTTAGGTCAGCTGAGGCATCAAGAAATCCACGATGGggctgagtgtggtagctcatgcctgtaatcccagcactttgggaggctgaggccagtggatctcttgaggccaggagcctgaccaacttggcaaaaccccatctctattaaaaatacaaaaattagccaggagtggtggcaggtgcctttaatctcagctactcaggaggctgaggcacgagatcacttgaacccaggaggtggaggttgcagtgagctgagatcatgccattgagctccagcctggatgacagaacaagactctgtctcagcaaCACAAAAAGAAGTCCATGATGTGCTGCGCaggtagctcatgcctctaatcccagcactttgggaggctgaggcgggaggattgcttgagcccaggagtttgaggctgcagtgagctgtgattgcactactgcactccagtcacaTGGCCTGATGGCATGAAGGCcttcagagagaagaaagtgaGGCTCCACATTGTACAGATGGGGAGCCTGGCGCTGGGAGCGGGCAGAAGACTTGTCCGTCGTGGAGCCTGCGTTTCCCAGGGGAAGGCAAAGCCAGGCTGGTTTTCCTGAAAGCCTGTGGTGAGGTGGCTCGGCCTGCTTTCTTTGAGAAGGACCAGCATCCTGCGTACCATCTGCCCTCTACCCTTTGTTGTGACCacctctgcacccagccccatGGACCTGTCAGAGGTGGGACCCATCTTTGAAAGCCACCCTAGGCTGGGGTttgagaagcagaagaagaaacgCCTGTGCCCGAGCCCTGGTACCTCTTTCTTCTTTAAGATGGACTTTTTCTGCAGCACCTTCACTGCATAGAACGTCCCATCAGACTTGCGCTTGGCCAGCAGGACCTGAGCAGAAACACGAATTTGAGGCCCTGTAGGTGACTTTGGACTTCCCAACAGCAGTACGAGGCCTCCCGCCTGCCCCTGCTTTTGTCTGCAGGTACGAGAGCTCTCTCTTCACACACACAAGTGGCAGCAGGGGCTGAAAGAGGCTGCAGAATGGAAGACCCAGGCTTCCCAGCCTCACCAAGTCACTCACCTTCCCATAGTTCCCTTTGCCGATGACTTTGAGGAAGTCGAAGTCCGTGGGCCGGGCACTGGGGGAAGACGGAAAACCATGCATCAGCATTTGCAGGTCTGGACAGCTGGTGCCTGAGAACAAACCTGGGCTTCTTTTTAACTTTAGAGTGGGGAAATACAGAGAGCCTTCCAGCAGCCATGCCTCCTCACCCCCGAAGAATGCCATGTTCTCCCAGCTGAGAGAGGGCTTGTAAGATTCACCCTGGCCCCAGGGGAACTCAAATTCAAGTTAAACAATAGGCAGAGTGGAGATAAAACCAGACACACTGCACAGAAGGCCTGCATAGAAGGCAGGGTTCTGGTACCCAAAGCCCCTGAGTAGGGCCTGAAGTGTGGGGAGTTGCTAACAATGCAGACATTTCGGGGGCATTGCCGGAAGAGGGTTCAGCATGGGCAGAGGCTGCTGGGGAATTCGTGGGAGACAAAGCTGGGGAAAGGTCCTGGGCCCAGATGGCAGAGAGTATTGAATATTAGACCagataatttgaattttattcccAAGGCAAGGGGAGCCAGGTATGAGGGGAGTCAAGTAGGAACGGTGCTTGAGGGACCAGAACTCACTTTGGGTTGGCTGAAGGCCCCAGGTTGATGTTCCCATTGGCCTTGGAGGGCTAAAGAAAGAAGTGATTACGATCAGCAGATCCCTGCTCCCTGGCTACCTCCCTTTCTCCTAGCCCAGGCCCTGATCCCTTCTCCAACAACTCTAGTAGGCCcacctgcctttttcttttttttgcctgCCTACCTGCCCgcctccttgcctccctccctccttctaccCACCCACCAATCCACTTATCCACCGTCTTACCCACTTCTCAAAACAGCCTTGGGAGGCAGCTGGCTGTTGTGCTAACTgaataggtgaggaaactgaggcccagagaggagttGCCCAGGGTCTCACAGGCAACCAGGTTGGGATAGAAGCCAGGTGTCTTCATGACAAATCCCATGATTTTTCCAGTCCATCGTGAAGCCCTATTTCAAACCTCTCCTCTATTCACCTTGCAAGTGGCTCATTTCTATGTGCTCGCAGTGATCCTCTGAGCCCCTGACATTGTCTGGGACAGCCCATGGGGCTAGTGGGTGTCTCCACAGATTTCCTTAGCCTCAGGAGGAAGTGAGCGCCCTGATGATGAGTGGGGGACCAAGAACCACTCACCTGTGGACTGGTGGTCCCAGCTGGGTTAGAGTTCATTCTGTAGCAATGATCAGGCAGCTCTGGGGGGACAGGGAGGAGCAGGCATGAGAGAGCTGGTGTTGTGGGGCCAGCTTCACCCATCCAGGGCTTCAGGCACCACTGCCCTCTCCATCCTCCCCTACCTGTGCACCTGCCTCCGCCTGAGGGTTTCCTACCCCAGAGGCAAGCAACCCCTGCATGGATGGAACAAACAATGATATTCCCCGGACCTAGACTTTCTAACAAACATCTCAGAAGGGATAAAGGGGGATAGTCAGAGTGTGGCCCCTCCCAGGCTGATTCTTTTCAAGAATTGGGGATACCCAGGGCAGCAAGAACCCTGTGAGCCAGGGTAGCCCCAGAAGTCCCAGATGGCCAGGGCTGGAAGGACCTTTTCAGGGCATAAAGTCTGAACCCTtgccccatttcacaggtggAAGGCCTGGGGCCTAAGAAAGGACCTTCCTAAGTCCACACAGCCTTGTGAAGGCACAGGCTGGGCTCTCCGGACTCTCACGGAGGAACAATGGCAACCCGGAATTACTGTGCGGATTCCCAGCTGGGCTCTGTGCTACGATCTCCTCGCCACAGGGAATTCTGCCCAACACCTCAGGAAAGGCAACTGCCGTGGAAGCCCTGGGCTGGGGCTGCAGAGAGACCCAAGACTGGCCAGTATCTATTCGGGGCCAAACAACAGAAGGTGTGACCAGCTGATCTATGTGGCCAGGAATAGTGTCTTCCTTGTTCCACCCTGCAGGGGAGAGGAGGCCAGGGTGCCCAGGCCCCGCCACAGATCGCTTGGGGTCCCACAGCCTCATCCTTGCTTGGCAAAGGCTGAGAGCAGAGAGCTCACCTGAGAGGCCAGCTGCTGTGCATCTCAAGACCTTAGTCTTGGCCCACTGTGGGGCCTGGGCTGCAGCCCAGCCTCTCTGAGTAGAGATTTCCTATCTTTACAAGGCAGGTCCTGGAGGCACCAACCTCATGGCCTTCTTGGGAAcagagaaagtgaaggggaatTGAGAGGATCCCCCATCAGCCCCTCTCAGGGCTGCCCTGAGAGGCCCAGCCCTGCCAAGCCCTAAGAGCAAGCCGCAGAACTGCTAAGGAAGTGCAGCCTGCCCCTAGCCAATGCCAGACGTGTGTGCCCCTGCAAACAGCCCACAACACTGCCACACCCTCTCTTGGGCTGACCCCAATGGCCCTTCTGCCAGGACCTGGCCTCCCTGGTCCCACATACCTGCGAGTCTGAGGAGAGGCCTCTAGGAGAACCAGCAGTTGGAACCGAAGACAGGCAGTGGACaagagagcctctctctgttctCCCAACAAGGGCCTAAGTGTCTGTGCCCGGTGCCGGCCTGGCCCCAGCACAGAGCTCACAGCTCCCGGCAGCCGCGAGGGGGCTGGTTGATGTCACGAGGGATCCAGCAGAGCTTAAGATGGGACTGGAGACTTCTGTTCCCTGGGGGACACCATCTTACCCTGGCGGGGATGGTGGGAGGGATGGGCAGTAGCCCCAGGGGAGCCCTGGAGACCCTTGGGGCTTGTTAGACTGTGTGGGTCGGGGTGTGTGCGGCATGGTATGTGTGTTTTGTGCATACCGTGCTTccatgtgtgtctgtctgtggcTCTGTATTTCAGGTATTTGTGTCCGTTTGTATGAGTCTGCGCAGATGATTGCATGTATGTGTCAGTGTGACCACATTTGTACAATTACATCAGCGTATGTCTGTGCATCTGTGACTGTGTGCATCACTGTACCTctcagtgtgtgtggtgtgcatatgGATGTGTTTCAGCGTGTCTCTGTGTAGTACATGTCAGTGTGTATCTTTGTATGTGAATGTGCTGtgtcagtgtgtgtatgtgggtgagTGCGAGTCTGTGTGGATGTCTAAAGGTATGTGTTCAGAGCAGTATGGGCATCTATTAATATGTGTGTATAGGTAAGtcattgtgtgtctgtgttcataTTGGTGTATATCAGTAAATTTactctggggtgtgtgtgtgtgtgtgtgtgtgtgtatatgcgcGTGCATGCGGACGTGTAGGGAGCCTGTGTATATGAACCCTGTGGAGACCATCTGGAGCTGAAGAAGAGGTCCCACAGAGGTCAGCCATGGCAGCTGAGACCCCTTCGCCTCCCAAAAACCTGCAGATGTTTCAGAGGAAGGAACCTGGAGCCTGGGTGTCTAGCTCAGTCCAGGCTGCCTTGGTCTTTGCTGAGCACTTGGTCCTTTGGGCCTTTCCCTGCCGTCCCCTCAAGGGCTCTGGCCCAGTCCTCAGGGCAGGCCTGGTTGGCCCACAGCTGTCCTGCTGTGTAAGAAACGGTCCCAGAGAGCCCCCTGGCTCAGGAAGGCCTTGCTTCCTGGGGCAGTCATTAGGTACTCACAGGgtcccttcctctccccaggaCCCGAGGGGTGGGCAGGTGTTCTGGGGAATAAAGGAGTTGATGGGCCCACAGCCCCTGCCCTTCTCGAACTTTTTGTGTGGCTACAGTATACTACAGGGGAGGGACACATGGGGCTAGGACCCAGAAAGTTGGTCACGGACAGAACTGAGCCCAGTGGCCTCAGGGGTTCTCTGTGGGCTCTGAAATGCAGAGGATCTGGAAGTGTTGACCAGAGAAAACCTGAGTGCACAGTATCAAAGCCTTCCATcttgaacaaaatagaaatgtgGAACCAGTTCATGATGAGCAGGACGTCGTGTTGACAAAACACATACCCAGAACAaggacatttctttttaaaaacaagatcctGATGTGGCCTTCATTcagcagcactatttataacgGCAAAATAATTGTGCTAATAGTAACTTAAGTGTCCCACCACAGGGCACTTCAGAATA from Macaca thibetana thibetana isolate TM-01 chromosome 10, ASM2454274v1, whole genome shotgun sequence harbors:
- the SGK2 gene encoding serine/threonine-protein kinase Sgk2 isoform X2 gives rise to the protein MNSNPAGTTSPQPSKANGNINLGPSANPNARPTDFDFLKVIGKGNYGKVLLAKRKSDGTFYAVKVLQKKSILKKKEQSHIMAERSVLLKNVRHPFLVGLRYSFQTPEKLYFVLDYVNGGELFFHLQRERRFLEPRARFYAAEVASAIGYLHSLNIIYRDLKPENILLDCQGHVVLTDFGLCKEGVEPEETTSTFCGTPEYLAPEVLRKEPYDRAVDWWCLGAVLYEMLHGLPPFYSQDVSQMYENILHQPLQIPGGRTVAACDLLQSLLHKDQRQRLGSKADFLEIKNHVFFSPINWDDLYHKRLTPPFNPNVAGPADLKHFDPEFTQEAVSKSIGCTPDTVASSSGASSAFLGFSYAPEDDDILDC
- the SGK2 gene encoding serine/threonine-protein kinase Sgk2 isoform X3, which produces MNSNPAGTTSPQPSKANGNINLGPSANPNARPTDFDFLKVIGKGNYGKVLLAKRKSDGTFYAVKVLQKKSILKKKESHIMAERSVLLKNVRHPFLVGLRYSFQTPEKLYFVLDYVNGGELFFHLQRERRFLEPRARFYAAEVASAIGYLHSLNIIYRDLKPENILLDCQGHVVLTDFGLCKEGVEPEETTSTFCGTPEYLAPEVLRKEPYDRAVDWWCLGAVLYEMLHGLPPFYSQDVSQMYENILHQPLQIPGGRTVAACDLLQSLLHKDQRQRLGSKADFLEIKNHVFFSPINWDDLYHKRLTPPFNPNVAGPADLKHFDPEFTQEAVSKSIGCTPDTVASSSGASSAFLGFSYAPEDDDILDC
- the SGK2 gene encoding serine/threonine-protein kinase Sgk2 isoform X1 — translated: MGEAGPTTPALSCLLLPVPPELPDHCYRMNSNPAGTTSPQPSKANGNINLGPSANPNARPTDFDFLKVIGKGNYGKVLLAKRKSDGTFYAVKVLQKKSILKKKEQSHIMAERSVLLKNVRHPFLVGLRYSFQTPEKLYFVLDYVNGGELFFHLQRERRFLEPRARFYAAEVASAIGYLHSLNIIYRDLKPENILLDCQGHVVLTDFGLCKEGVEPEETTSTFCGTPEYLAPEVLRKEPYDRAVDWWCLGAVLYEMLHGLPPFYSQDVSQMYENILHQPLQIPGGRTVAACDLLQSLLHKDQRQRLGSKADFLEIKNHVFFSPINWDDLYHKRLTPPFNPNVAGPADLKHFDPEFTQEAVSKSIGCTPDTVASSSGASSAFLGFSYAPEDDDILDC